DNA from Bacteroidales bacterium:
AGCCGAATTCAATTGTCCCTGTGCAGCCTGGAACCGCTTCAGGTCTTCATCAGTCATATTTGAAGGATCGATGGTTACTTTTGTTGCGTTGGCCCTGGCTTCCACAACCTGTGTAAGTGTGGTCTGTTCGTGGGCAGCATATCCTTTCACCGTATTTACAAGATTCGGAATCAGGTCGGCCCTCCTTTGATATACGTTTTCAACATTTGCCCATTCGCGGCTTACCTGCTCATTCAGCGTGACAAGATTGTTATATCCGCTGCAACCCCTGAATACGAGCAATACTAAAACAACTAAAACTACGATGAGTACAATTCTGCTGGTTTTCATTTTTTTCAAATTTA
Protein-coding regions in this window:
- a CDS encoding LemA family protein → MKTSRIVLIVVLVVLVLLVFRGCSGYNNLVTLNEQVSREWANVENVYQRRADLIPNLVNTVKGYAAHEQTTLTQVVEARANATKVTIDPSNMTDEDLKRFQAAQGQLNSALSRLIAVAESYPDLKANQNFIDLQRELAGTENRISVERRKFNETATTYNSEIRKFPMVLFSGMFGFKFRPYFEAEAGAEKPPVVQF